TCGTCCTTCCTTGTACCTCACACAAGTAATTATCGTAAGTTTCAATAGTGGGATCAAATGCTTAATAACTTGATTGATCCCAAACCTATATCATATGGTATTCAAGCTTGCTAAAATACACCGGATGGGTCAGGATGAACTGATACTCTAGAAGCCAGTCCCAATCTCCTTTTGAAGGAAAGATTTTTGTCGCTCACGCAATCGTCACCTTAATGCATCAATCATTCTACAATCATTCTTTCTACGACGTAATCTATGATGAGATTTTTGATCTAGCAAGGTGTTCTCCCCAACCATCTCCATTTTAGAATCTACAGCTGGTACAATAAAGGGTCAAGTTAGTCTATGAAAAAAAGTCAATTACAGTACTATATTTTGCAAACGCCATTGTAGATAATGACTTGAAGATATTATTGTACAAATTCTAAAAACTATTAACCACACAAGAcaagaaatatatatagaaCCTTTCAACTCATTTACTTCTACATCAAAATGAAGATATTATGGTTTGTGTTTCGATGGGCACTTACAACAGAGGAATACAAACATTTAATCACGGAAACGTAAAGCTTCTAATACTACCGACACCAAATCATATTAAATGAAAACTCCATTTGAGCTCACATGGCATGCTATAGATCAATACAAGAAGAACAATCAAATCTTATCCCACTAGATGGAGTCAGATACATAGGTCACATATGAGCCCACGACTCACCTGGTATGTGACCTATAATTTTTCAACGAGTCTTCTCAATACATGTCAAAACTACCTAAGATGGATGAGATTCtactattttttctaaaatggAAACTACCCCTTTTTACCTCCTAATTATTGTGTTCCTAATCCTATCTTATCTACAATGGAAGCTACTAATTATTGTGTATCCATCTTAACATTTTCATCTTCACAAAGTTGAGTTTACATGCTATAGAACAGTGACATTCAAAATCCTTTAGGAAAGTTAGTTTGCTAACAAGAGAGCAAAGTGTCACCAGGCACAAATGTAAACGTGTTTGTTATTTCTAGAGATTGATTCATCAATCATCTTCAGAACATTCCATTTCCTTACCTCAAAAGTTAGTATAAAAACAGTAATTACCATTTGCAGAGAACCtttttttcaaaactcaaatatttaaatattaagtaTTTGCTATAAATATGACATCTAACTTCATAATAGAACTTCCAGAAAAAATCTCCATCAACAATACCCACTCACCACATTATGGCCAATTCCTGACTCCAGCCAAAAGTACAAGTTTACAACACTACCAACGTGAttgtgttgtttcatccatCACGTTCTCAGGGAGACCTCAAGCTCCAAACCTCAAACCAAGGTTTTTGCTATTTTTGTATCCAGGCTTCTATTTATTTAAGTAATGCGTTACTTTAAAATACATACATGCTACAAAGAAGACTTGAGAAATCTGCAAAGAGTATTTGTTGGCACACTCAACAACCATCTCACCGAGCATCTAGGAAGTGAGAATCAACGtcattcaaaaataaagaaaaactttGTGCCTTTTCTAAAGGGACTGATCgaccaaaatatttttagattttcaCTCTCAGACACTACACAGTTGAAGAAGGGAGGAAGATTTGTTCTCCCAACAAATTGTAACTTTAAAGTTCAACCAGAAAGATACTTCAACAAGTTGGTACATAGATagattaaatatcattttatccACCAGTCAGAAGCTTCACCAAACTCCAAAGCACATGGCATAATGGAATTCAAGCATTACCCTCCCAACACTCCAAACAGATTAAGCCTAAGTTAAGTTGGCTTTGGGGGTTAGATAATGGGGGAAATTTAAGAGAGTAAAGTTTCCTAAAAAATGAGGTGTTTGGTATAACAGTAACGAGAAGAGAATTTCATGGGAACTCAATATTTCCCTCCTTTAGAGATTAAATACCACACCCTATCCCCCCAAAGTGATACCAGAGTAATATTTTCTATGATACAGTTCCATGTTCTCTGACATCAGCCTCTATTTTCTTCTCTCTAGTATCTACCTTCTGCTCACAGGAAACGATGCTGACATGTTGGTGGCTTCCAACACCACCTTGTTTGTTAAGAAACCCGTGACTTTGAGGGTAACAACAACAGCTCTTAAAGATCTTTACTTTGAGGAACCACACAGCTATCATATTCCTCATGAATTGGTGGGGTAAGAGGCTGTGTGACAAGAGTCTGACCTGTCTAGCACCACCTCTTGTAACCAAAATCTATCCAGGGAACACTATTTCACACTACACTTACTCccttattttttacttaaatcaAATTTACTCCATAATAAGTTTCTCCCTCACATTTTTTTCCCTCGGATTTGAGCTTAAGAAATAATGACCAGTCTCACAAATATTGAAAGTGTTGTTCCAGAAACCCTGTTTACCTTTAAAGGAAGTTGCATTACATTTACAGCAAAAGCAAAAATACACTATAAGTTATTTCCAGTGCTTATTTCAAACAAATCAAAGGCTCAAAGCAAATCCAAAAACGAGAAGTAAACTCTCTGACCCAGTGTTAGAAAACTTAAAACTTTATAATTCAGTAGAATCCATTTAAGATGAAACAATTTACATGTCCTATCAAATGtgatagaatttttaaaattatgaaatattacACCAAAACGATTTGTTAATGAACTAAATACATGAAGTTAAAGCAACACAAATCAGCCCTTTCACCTTGAACACACTCTTCCATACCAAATCCACTAAGAAATACCACACAAGCAAAAGCACCAAGTTGTTGATTACACACACAACGCACCAAAGTATTGTTTAGATAAACATCTTAATTAATCGCGTATAGTATAAACACTTATCAAATAAGCGCGTATatataagctatttctataacaaaaatagaataaagTCAAACGAAAAGATTGTCATATAAACTACaagttattttcataagctatcccAAACAGGCTCAGGTGTTATATGCTAGTTAATAAGCTCAAATAAGTGAATCCAAACATGCCCCAAATATTAAATCATCCATAACAGTAAACCCCAGTAGACAAGGAATAAAAGATAAGCAGAAAAGATTGTAAATTTTGAGGCAAAAAAAACATCTTAAGAAAGAAAATTTGataacaaaaatagaaaatttaccTGCTCCTCCAAGTTGATTACCCCAAAATAACACCCTGTGatcatcttcttcctcatcAAACTCATCCCCATACCCAAATTCAGCATCCCCACGATAACCCGGTTCACTCCCATACCCAGATTCATTCCCATTCGCTTCAGAACACCCATTCACACCAAACCCTAAAGCCACATTCTCCTTCTCCTTCTCTCCACTCCCACCATCCCTCGAATTCTTCGCTTCACTAACATCAGAAGACCAATTCGCATCACCGTTTCCAAAAAGTTCCCCGCTTGAATCAGTTCCCATAGCAACCGGAAAATCAGAACAAGTGCCGTAAGCAGCGGAAGCCCCAACGGAGCAGCATCGCCGCGTGGCGCTACGATCGCTACTACGTCCGGAGACAGATCTGGAACAACGGCGGCGGCGTTTACGAGCGATGAGGCGGTGATTGGCGGTGTTGTTAATAGGTCTGTCGTCGTCAGCTAGAGTTAGTTTGGAGAGGTCAAGGGAAAAGGAAGTGGTGGTGCGGTCGGAGAGACAAGGGCGTTTGTTGAGAGAAGGTTTGGTTGGGTTGTGGGAGCCATCTAAGGATGAAGTGGTTTGGGGATGGAGGTGGTGAAAGGGTCTCCAGGTACGGAGCTGTAAGACGCATGAGTCTATGGTGGATTTGTGAGACATGGATTGAGTCATcacaatatcaaaattaattcttttcTCAACTCAAATCTGCACCAGATCACGGTAACACTGTTTCGGATTTCAGCACAATGCAATTAACTCATACTTTGTTTTCACCAGATTCTCCACAGCCACGTAGTAGCTACTCACTCCAATTACTTACAAAATAAAACATccaaattatatttcatttttttttttattaaactaaagtctccatttttaagaattaaaaaattcattcatttatacttttaaaaagATTGACAATTGAAAAGTGTTGGTGATAGTCGTTAAAGTAAACAATAAGATGGTGCTAGGCCACCTTATCATCCGCTCTCGATTTAAAGTTTTATCCTtactaaattttgttttggtaTCCCTACCCTACTTATCTATAATATGTAATTAGAATAAATTTACGTTacatattttactttaaaaactTACTAATCACCATTTTTACACAAATCTATATGATCTATAT
The genomic region above belongs to Cicer arietinum cultivar CDC Frontier isolate Library 1 chromosome 4, Cicar.CDCFrontier_v2.0, whole genome shotgun sequence and contains:
- the LOC101493408 gene encoding uncharacterized protein yields the protein MTQSMSHKSTIDSCVLQLRTWRPFHHLHPQTTSSLDGSHNPTKPSLNKRPCLSDRTTTSFSLDLSKLTLADDDRPINNTANHRLIARKRRRRCSRSVSGRSSDRSATRRCCSVGASAAYGTCSDFPVAMGTDSSGELFGNGDANWSSDVSEAKNSRDGGSGEKEKENVALGFGVNGCSEANGNESGYGSEPGYRGDAEFGYGDEFDEEEDDHRVLFWGNQLGGAAVDSKMEMVGENTLLDQKSHHRLRRRKNDCRMIDALR